From the genome of Tachysurus vachellii isolate PV-2020 chromosome 2, HZAU_Pvac_v1, whole genome shotgun sequence, one region includes:
- the bdh2 gene encoding dehydrogenase/reductase SDR family member 6 produces the protein MGRLDGKVIVLSAAAQGIGRAAALAFAKEGALVIATDINEEKLKELDGTPGIKTKKLDVTKKDEVEALAAELERVDVLFNIAGFVHHGTILDCSESDWDFTMNLNVCSMYLMIRSFLPKMLAHRSGNIINMASVASSIKGVVNRCVYSTSKAAVIGLTKSVAADFLEQGIRCNCICPGTVDTPSLRERIQARPDPEQAFKDFMARQRIGRMCTAEEVAHLCVYLASDESGYVTGAEHVIDGGWSL, from the exons atgGGTCGACTGGATGGGAAAGTGATCGTGTTGTCTGCGGCTGCGCAGGGAATCGGTCGAGCTGCTGCTCtg gcTTTTGCTAAAGAAGGAGCTCTGGTCATTGCTACAGACATCAATGAAGAGAAACTGAAAGAACTGGATGGAACTCCAG gaaTCAAGACGAAGAAACTGGATGTGACTAAAAAGGATGAAGTTGAAGCTCTTGCTGCAGAGCTGGAGAGAGTCGACGTGCTGTTTAATATAGCGGG TTTTGTTCATCATGGTACGATCCTGGACTGCAGTGAGTCAGACTGGGACTTCACCATGAACCTGAACGTATGCAGCATGTACCTGATGATCAGATCTTTCCTGCCCAAG ATGTTGGCTCACAGATCAGGGAACATCATTAACATGGCATCTGTGGCGTCAAGCATCAAAG gtgtagtgaacaggtgtgtgtacagCACATCTAAAGCTGCAGTGATCGGACTCACCAAGTCGGTAGCTGCGGATTTTCTCGAGCAGGGGATTCGCTGTAACTGCATCTGCCCAG GAACTGTAGACACTCCATCACTCAGAGAGCGAATCCAGGCCAGACCCGATCCTGAGCAG GCGTTTAAGGACTTCATGGCGAGGCAGAGGATCGGCAGGATGTGCACTGCAGAGGAAGTGgcgcatctgtgtgtgtatctcgcCTCTGATGAG TCGGGTTACGTGACCGGAGCTGAACACGTCATCGATGGTGGATGGAGTCTGTGA